The DNA segment AAAGTGGATGAAACCCGCTCTATTACTGGGTTTTTCCTAAATATCAGGGGTGGACAGAAAAAGACCCTTTTGCTATGATTGAACTGTCGAGGAACAACCAAATAGCGAAAGGGGTCTTTTGTGTGCCCCTCGAAAGGAGCCTGTTTTTAATATGCCTAACAACAGTATACCCGAAAGTGCTCCAACTCTGCAAGATCGAACAAAGCAGGGAAAGGAGCGGCCTTGGCGTAAGCATAAGCAAGAGTCGATAAATTTGGAAGAATCATACACCCGCTTAGGAATAGAGAATAAAGCGGAACGGGTTGCGCAATGTGGCTGTAGACTGGTCTTCCGTGAATGTCAGAGTGGCCACGGGAAAAAGCTAGTTGCAGGCTACTTTTGTCAGGTGAGGTTATGTCCAATGTGTGCATGGCGACGGTCGATGCTCGTGTTTAAACAGACAAATGACATTTTGCATGAAGCAACAAAGGAGCGAAAATTAAGGTTCCTCTTTCTTACGCTGACTTGCAGGAATGTTCACTCGGAAGAATTGGCGGAGACATTGGACAAGCTCTTTAAGGCATGGGGAAAGCTTTCACGCCGGAAGGCATTCAAGGATAGTGTGGTTGGTTGGTTTCGGGCGTTGGAAGTGACGCACAAAATGCACTCAGACGAATACCACCCCCACTTTCACGCGATTTTGGCAGTGTCGCCAAGTTACTTCAAGAAGAAAGAGAAATACATAACTCAGGATGAATGGGTAAAGTTGTGGCAGAAGTCACTAGGAGTTGATTATACGCCGATCGTTGACATTCGTACCGCGAAGCCCAAACGAAAAGGGCAAGGGATGGAATCAACGGTTGCGGAAGCCGCGAAATATACCGTTAAACCGGGTGACTTTCTCGATCCGTCTGATGAAATGGGAACCGATCTCGCGGTTGACACATTAGATTCGGCGTTGCACAGTCGCCGTTTGGTTGCTTATGGTGGGCTTTTTAAAGAGATTCGAAAGCGTCTCAAGCAAACCGACGCGGAAAAAGCCGATCTTGTAAAGATCGACGAAGACGGCGCGCCGGAAGGTTGCACCTGCGAAATATGCGGGGCGATAATGCAAGAAGTGGCGTACAAGTGGCATGTGGGGCTGAAAAATTATATTGCTGAATGAGATACGCCGGGATTTTCCCCGGTGTTTTATTTTGGCAATTAAAGAAGGGAGAGGAAAACTGTATA comes from the Desmospora activa DSM 45169 genome and includes:
- a CDS encoding protein rep encodes the protein MPNNSIPESAPTLQDRTKQGKERPWRKHKQESINLEESYTRLGIENKAERVAQCGCRLVFRECQSGHGKKLVAGYFCQVRLCPMCAWRRSMLVFKQTNDILHEATKERKLRFLFLTLTCRNVHSEELAETLDKLFKAWGKLSRRKAFKDSVVGWFRALEVTHKMHSDEYHPHFHAILAVSPSYFKKKEKYITQDEWVKLWQKSLGVDYTPIVDIRTAKPKRKGQGMESTVAEAAKYTVKPGDFLDPSDEMGTDLAVDTLDSALHSRRLVAYGGLFKEIRKRLKQTDAEKADLVKIDEDGAPEGCTCEICGAIMQEVAYKWHVGLKNYIAE